From a single Carassius auratus strain Wakin chromosome 38, ASM336829v1, whole genome shotgun sequence genomic region:
- the LOC113056669 gene encoding tripartite motif-containing protein 29-like: MAELVSDTQNPLNCPICLNLLKNPVTTTCGHSFCMDCINGCWDRDASLRQAYSCPTCRATFDQRPALSKSTILAEIVEGMKRGVPAGPGDVKCDVCKGRKLKAIKSCLFCMASYCQTHIRPHYDSEAFKKHKLVNASSNLQQQICPQHHKALEIYCYNDRKCVCVVCMGDQHSGHQTVSAAAEMAKKQEELNIKKRYFTQKITDIGKKVQEFGKAVNSYKSSAQAAVQHSDRIFNELIRSIQKRRGEVRELIRAQEKKEIGQINEHIQKLEQEISNMKHENDKLEPILHAEDHINFFQNYCSQSGLYLCTTSARDVNDLLTFKNVEESVSELKKQLVKVCDEHMGKISKKVADVQIFKTSRLLHMEPAVPALSSSSSSSSSPSEIKYKVSSGSSDDEFSE; this comes from the exons ATGGCAGAACTTGTCTCTGACACTCAAAATCCTTTAAATTGCCCAATCTGTCTAAATCTGCTCAAGAACCCGGTGACTACAACTTGTGGGCACAGTTTCTGCATGGACTGTATAAATGGGTGCTGGGATCGAGATGCTTCTTTGAGACAAGCTTACAGCTGCCCTACATGCAGGGCAACATTCGACCAAAGACCAGCTCTCAGCAAAAGCACTATCCTGGCTGAAATTGTAGAGGGAATGAAACGGGGAGTTCCAGCTGGGCCTGGAGATGTGAAGTGTGATGTGTGTAAAGGAAGAAAACTCAAAGCCATTAAGTCTTGTCTGTTTTGTATGGCTTCATACTGTCAAACTCACATTCGGCCTCATTACGATTCTGAAGCTTTTAAAAAGCACAAGCTGGTAAATGCTTCCTCAAATCTACAGCAGCAGATCTGCCCTCAACATCATAAAGCGCTGGAGATTTACTGCTATAATGACCggaagtgtgtttgtgtagttTGTATGGGGGATCAGCACAGTGGACATCAAACTGTCTCAGCTGCAGCTGAAATGGCTAAAAAACAG GAggaactaaatataaaaaagagatATTTCACTCAGAAAATCACTGACATAGGCAAGAAGGTCCAGGAATTTGGGAAGGCTGTGAATTCTTATAAG AGCTCTGCACAGGCAGCAGTGCAGCACAGTGACAGGATCTTCAatgagctcatccgctccattcAGAAAAGACGTGGTGAGGTGAGAGAACTGATCAGAGCTCAGGAGAAGAAGGAGATAGGACAGATCAATGAACACATACAGaaactggagcaggagatcagtAATATGAAACACGAGAATGATAAACTGGAGCCAATTTTACATGCAGAGGATCACATTAATTTCTTCCAG AATTACTGTTCTCAGTCTGGACTGTATCTGTGCACAACTTCAGCCCGAGATGTCAATGACCTCCTGACATTTAAGAATGTAGAGGAATCTGTCTCAGAGCTGAAAAAACAACTGGTCAAAGTCTGTGATGAGCACATGGGCAAAATATCAAAGAAAG ttgctgATGTCCAAATTTTCAAAACTTCCAGGCTCCTACACA TGGAACCAGCTGTACCAGCtttatcttcatcttcatcttcatcttcatctccatcagaaattaaat ataaagttAGCTCTGGCTCAAGTGATGATGAATTCTCAGAATGA